A genomic region of Halomonas aestuarii contains the following coding sequences:
- a CDS encoding PLDc N-terminal domain-containing protein, with protein sequence MGIEVGGLLGLIWLIIVIWAIVKVAKSPAGGLAKLLWILVLLFFPLIGLIIWFLFGPKG encoded by the coding sequence ATGGGTATCGAAGTAGGAGGCCTGCTGGGCCTCATCTGGCTGATCATCGTCATCTGGGCCATCGTCAAGGTGGCCAAGAGCCCGGCCGGCGGCCTGGCCAAGCTGCTGTGGATCCTGGTGCTGCTGTTCTTCCCGCTGATCGGGTTGATCATCTGGTTCCTGTTCGGGCCCAAGGGGTAG
- a CDS encoding cupin domain-containing protein, whose product MRLNADFSRREVVTPDDYRWVDSPTAGVERMMLDRVGDEVARATSLVRYAPNSTFPTHEHGGGEEILVLEGEFADEHGRYPAGHYLRNPIGTAHAPRVGDQGALIFVKLHQFSPDDTEQKVIDTRAGDWRPGLVEGLQVLPLHDFEGEHVALVRWAPNTRFQSHAHWGGEEILVLEGTFHDEHGAYPAGSWLRSPHRSQHTPFTGDDGALIYVKVGHLLPE is encoded by the coding sequence ATGCGACTCAACGCCGACTTCAGCCGCCGCGAGGTGGTCACCCCCGACGACTATCGCTGGGTGGACTCCCCCACGGCCGGCGTCGAGCGGATGATGCTCGACCGCGTCGGCGACGAGGTGGCCCGGGCCACCTCCCTGGTGCGCTATGCGCCGAACAGCACCTTCCCGACCCACGAGCACGGCGGGGGCGAGGAGATCCTGGTGCTGGAGGGGGAGTTCGCCGACGAGCATGGTCGCTACCCGGCGGGCCACTACCTGCGCAATCCCATCGGCACCGCCCATGCGCCCCGGGTCGGGGACCAGGGGGCCCTGATCTTCGTCAAGCTGCACCAGTTCTCGCCGGACGACACCGAGCAGAAGGTGATCGACACCCGGGCCGGCGACTGGCGACCGGGCCTGGTCGAGGGCCTCCAGGTGCTGCCGCTGCACGACTTCGAGGGCGAGCACGTGGCCCTGGTGCGCTGGGCCCCGAACACCCGCTTCCAGTCCCATGCCCACTGGGGCGGCGAGGAGATCCTGGTCCTCGAGGGCACCTTCCATGACGAGCATGGCGCCTATCCGGCGGGCAGCTGGCTGCGCAGTCCCCATCGCAGCCAGCACACCCCCTTCACCGGCGACGACGGCGCGCTGATCTACGTCAAGGTGGGCCACCTGTTGCCCGAGTGA
- a CDS encoding monovalent cation:proton antiporter-2 (CPA2) family protein, with product MATDLLLNALIFLAAAVLIVPVFKRLGLGEVLGYLAAGVAIGPSALALVADAEAVLQFSQVGIIFLLFVIGLELKPSRLKLMHRAVFGFGSLQVGVTTLLLTACGWALGLSPVAAAVTGFSLGLCSTPLVLQLLGERHEMQSRHGRNAFALLLFQDLAAIPVLALIPLLAAEDLLAGGLMPMLQEVMVAVGAFAGLIVGGRLLLRPLFRFAAGTGSREVFAGTALLVVIGAALLMELAGLSMALGAFIAGVLLADSEYRHGIEADIEPFRGLLLGLFFMAVGMTAQIGLLAERPGMILGLTGALLLAKALSVVVAARTFGTGWREALNLGVLLSQGGEFGFVLLTAAGTAALLPTSLVDELVLVVSLSMAATPVMFLAHARLVRPLFKARKARPDFDAMPDESPQIILAGFGRFGQIMGRALQGLKIPYTVLDINADQVAFVRRYGNKVYFGDASRIDLLEAAGADQARVLVVAVGDPEASMRIVASARQRFPHLRLYARARNRYHAHLLMRSGVNDLVRELLPASLELTRDVLVGLGIPRDQAQHTIDTFRPHDEQTLRRQLEVFGNEKKQIQTVQEAARELEALYEADEDVTTSLEEAPRRES from the coding sequence TTGGCCACCGACCTGCTGCTCAACGCCCTGATCTTTCTCGCCGCGGCAGTGCTGATCGTGCCGGTCTTCAAGCGCCTGGGGCTCGGCGAGGTGCTGGGCTACCTCGCCGCTGGGGTGGCCATCGGCCCCTCGGCTCTCGCCCTGGTGGCCGATGCCGAGGCCGTCCTGCAGTTCTCCCAGGTCGGCATCATCTTCCTGCTGTTCGTGATCGGCCTGGAGCTCAAGCCCTCGCGCCTCAAGCTGATGCACAGGGCGGTCTTCGGCTTCGGCAGCCTGCAGGTCGGCGTGACCACCCTGCTGCTCACCGCCTGCGGCTGGGCGCTCGGCCTGTCGCCGGTGGCCGCGGCGGTGACGGGCTTCAGTCTGGGGCTCTGCTCCACGCCCCTGGTGCTGCAGCTGCTGGGCGAGCGTCACGAGATGCAGAGCCGCCACGGCCGCAACGCCTTCGCCCTGCTGCTCTTCCAGGACCTGGCCGCGATCCCGGTGCTGGCCCTCATCCCCCTGCTGGCGGCCGAGGACCTGCTGGCGGGAGGGCTCATGCCGATGCTCCAGGAGGTTATGGTGGCCGTCGGCGCCTTCGCCGGCCTGATCGTCGGCGGCCGGCTGCTGCTGCGACCGCTGTTCCGCTTCGCCGCCGGCACCGGTAGCCGCGAGGTGTTCGCCGGGACCGCCCTGCTGGTGGTGATCGGCGCCGCCCTGCTGATGGAGCTCGCTGGCCTCTCCATGGCACTGGGCGCCTTCATCGCCGGGGTGCTGCTGGCCGACTCGGAGTACCGCCACGGCATCGAGGCGGACATCGAACCCTTCCGTGGCCTGCTGCTGGGCCTGTTCTTCATGGCCGTGGGCATGACCGCCCAGATCGGCCTGCTGGCCGAGCGCCCCGGGATGATCCTCGGCCTCACCGGGGCCCTGCTGCTGGCCAAGGCCCTCAGCGTGGTGGTGGCGGCCAGGACCTTCGGCACCGGCTGGCGGGAGGCCCTGAACCTCGGGGTGCTGCTCTCCCAGGGCGGCGAGTTCGGCTTCGTGCTGCTCACCGCGGCCGGCACCGCGGCCCTGCTGCCCACCTCCCTGGTCGACGAGCTGGTGCTGGTGGTGTCGCTGTCGATGGCCGCCACGCCGGTGATGTTCCTGGCCCACGCCCGGCTGGTGCGCCCGCTCTTCAAGGCCCGCAAGGCGCGTCCCGACTTCGACGCCATGCCGGACGAGTCGCCGCAGATCATCCTCGCCGGCTTCGGGCGCTTCGGCCAGATCATGGGCCGCGCCCTGCAGGGGCTGAAGATCCCCTACACGGTGCTCGACATCAACGCCGACCAGGTGGCCTTCGTCCGTCGCTACGGCAACAAGGTCTATTTCGGCGATGCCTCCCGCATCGACCTCCTCGAGGCCGCCGGCGCCGACCAGGCCCGGGTGCTGGTGGTGGCGGTGGGCGACCCCGAGGCCTCGATGCGCATCGTCGCCAGCGCTCGGCAGCGCTTCCCCCACCTTCGGCTCTATGCCCGGGCCCGCAACCGCTACCATGCCCACCTGCTGATGCGGTCCGGCGTGAACGACCTGGTCCGCGAGCTGCTGCCGGCGAGCCTGGAGCTGACCCGCGACGTGCTGGTCGGCCTGGGCATTCCCCGCGACCAGGCCCAGCACACCATCGACACCTTCCGGCCCCATGACGAGCAGACGCTGCGCCGCCAGCTGGAGGTGTTCGGCAACGAGAAGAAGCAGATCCAAACGGTCCAGGAGGCGGCCCGGGAGCTGGAGGCCCTCTACGAGGCCGACGAGGACGTCACCACCTCGCTGGAGGAGGCGCCCCGCCGCGAGTCGTGA
- a CDS encoding GGDEF domain-containing protein has product MKVKDPLPPLSWDARRIQIQGFMTGLHQIEWLLVTLITLYLVLIGAPDDHTLELLVATAAYFGFSLLASRLRFFDERQRWLLALHTWVMIGFITWFLHSTEGVSGPLTSLYLLAVVTSALTLGVLATMLEVVAIVACIVLLLQLGDERLMETANLTLLSINLIAYLIIGYLTAALVDGITVSNRMLLEMASQDPLTGLFNRRAFNDLVKPVDAMARRSRRPYSVVVIDMDGLKAINDAQGHVEGDRAIKLLAEELKAHTRSSDLLARHGGDEFLIMLPDTDAGGATRMLHRLLADPDHEIPAISIGVACYPEHGESFDALFEQADQAMYVSKSLGGRRVHVAGAPR; this is encoded by the coding sequence ATGAAGGTGAAAGACCCTCTCCCCCCGCTGTCATGGGACGCTCGTCGGATCCAGATCCAGGGCTTCATGACGGGGCTTCACCAGATCGAGTGGCTGCTGGTCACCCTGATCACGCTCTACCTGGTGCTCATCGGCGCCCCCGATGACCACACCCTGGAGCTGCTGGTCGCCACGGCCGCCTATTTCGGCTTCAGCCTGCTCGCCAGTCGCCTGCGGTTCTTCGACGAGCGCCAGCGCTGGCTGCTGGCCCTTCACACCTGGGTGATGATCGGCTTCATCACCTGGTTCCTCCACAGCACGGAGGGCGTCTCCGGCCCCCTCACCAGCCTCTACCTGCTGGCAGTGGTGACCAGCGCCCTGACCCTCGGGGTGCTCGCCACCATGCTCGAGGTAGTGGCGATCGTCGCCTGCATCGTGCTGCTGCTCCAACTCGGCGACGAGCGCCTCATGGAGACGGCGAACCTCACGCTGCTGAGCATCAACCTCATCGCCTACCTGATCATCGGCTACCTGACCGCGGCGCTGGTGGACGGCATCACGGTCTCCAACCGGATGCTGCTCGAGATGGCGAGCCAGGACCCCCTGACCGGCCTCTTCAACCGTCGTGCCTTCAACGACCTGGTGAAACCGGTTGACGCCATGGCCAGGCGGTCGCGACGCCCCTACAGCGTCGTGGTCATCGACATGGACGGCCTCAAGGCCATCAACGACGCCCAGGGTCACGTCGAGGGCGACCGCGCCATCAAGCTCCTCGCCGAGGAGCTCAAGGCCCATACCCGCAGCAGCGACCTCCTGGCGCGCCATGGGGGCGACGAGTTCCTCATCATGCTGCCGGACACCGACGCCGGCGGGGCGACGCGGATGCTGCACCGCCTGCTCGCGGATCCGGATCACGAGATCCCTGCCATCAGCATCGGGGTGGCCTGCTACCCCGAGCATGGCGAGAGCTTCGATGCCCTCTTCGAGCAGGCCGACCAGGCGATGTACGTCAGCAAGAGTCTCGGCGGCCGTCGGGTGCACGTCGCCGGCGCGCCCCGGTGA
- a CDS encoding ribonucleotide-diphosphate reductase subunit beta: MLNWDDFHEDDTAVAEAPAPAAPQPAAEPAAAPQGTPDPRDARPAEGERLARARQALEELDVAAGLQELEMGAARIEVDDKQMINARADLNQLVPFKYEWAWQKYLDGSANHWMPQEVNMNADIALWKSAEGLTADERRIVERSLGYFSTADSLVANNLVLALYRLITNPECRQYLLRQAFEEAIHTHAYQYCVESLGMDEGEVFNMYREVPSVAAKSAWSLKHTQSLARPDFNTGTPETDQELLRNLIAFYCVTEGIFFYCGFSQILSMGRRNKMTGVAEQFQYILRDESMHLNFGVDMINQIKIENPHLWTPEFQDEVTQMILEGTELEIAYARDTMPRGVLGMNAAIMEEYLHFICNRRLAQIGLKEHYPGAKNPFPWMSEIIDLRKEKNFFETRVTEYQVGGALSWD, from the coding sequence ATGCTGAACTGGGACGACTTCCACGAAGACGACACGGCCGTTGCCGAGGCCCCCGCTCCGGCCGCCCCGCAGCCCGCCGCCGAGCCGGCCGCGGCACCGCAGGGGACACCCGACCCGCGCGACGCCCGCCCCGCCGAGGGCGAGCGCCTCGCGCGCGCCCGCCAGGCGCTCGAGGAGCTCGACGTGGCCGCGGGCCTCCAGGAGCTCGAGATGGGCGCGGCGCGCATCGAGGTCGACGACAAGCAGATGATCAATGCCCGGGCCGACCTCAACCAGCTCGTGCCCTTCAAGTACGAATGGGCCTGGCAGAAGTACCTGGACGGCAGCGCCAACCACTGGATGCCCCAGGAAGTGAACATGAACGCCGACATCGCCCTGTGGAAGAGCGCCGAGGGCCTCACCGCGGACGAGCGGCGCATCGTCGAGCGCAGCCTGGGCTACTTCTCCACGGCGGATTCGCTGGTGGCCAACAACCTGGTGCTGGCCCTCTACCGCCTGATCACCAACCCGGAGTGCCGCCAGTACCTGCTGCGCCAGGCCTTCGAGGAGGCGATCCACACCCACGCCTACCAGTACTGCGTGGAGTCTCTGGGCATGGACGAGGGCGAGGTCTTCAACATGTACCGCGAGGTGCCGTCCGTCGCCGCCAAGTCCGCCTGGAGCCTCAAGCACACCCAGTCGCTGGCCCGCCCGGACTTCAACACCGGCACCCCGGAGACCGACCAGGAACTGCTGCGCAACCTGATCGCCTTCTACTGCGTCACCGAGGGCATCTTCTTCTACTGCGGCTTCAGCCAGATCCTCTCCATGGGGCGGCGCAACAAGATGACCGGGGTGGCCGAGCAGTTTCAGTACATCCTGCGAGACGAGTCCATGCACCTGAACTTCGGCGTGGACATGATCAACCAGATCAAGATCGAGAACCCGCACCTCTGGACCCCCGAGTTCCAGGACGAGGTCACCCAGATGATCCTCGAGGGCACCGAGCTCGAGATCGCCTACGCCCGGGACACCATGCCCCGCGGCGTGCTGGGCATGAACGCGGCGATCATGGAGGAGTACCTGCACTTCATCTGCAACCGCCGCCTGGCCCAGATCGGCCTGAAGGAGCACTACCCCGGCGCGAAGAACCCCTTCCCGTGGATGAGCGAGATCATCGACCTGCGCAAGGAAAAGAACTTCTTCGAGACCCGCGTCACCGAGTACCAGGTGGGCGGCGCACTGAGCTGGGATTGA
- the mgrA gene encoding L-glyceraldehyde 3-phosphate reductase produces MSYSPSPERYERMPYHRCGRSGLKLPALSLGLWQNFGETGSVDNARAICRTAFDHGITHFDLANNYGPPPGSAEALFGRILATDFAGYRDELVISTKAGYRMHPGPYGEWGSRKYLLSSLDRSLERLGVDFVDIFYSHRFDPETPLEETMGALDQAVRQGKALYAGISSYNAKRTREAVEILRSLGTPCLIHQPSYSLVNRWIEDDGLLDTLDDLGMGSIVFSPLAQGLLTDKYLDGIPEDSRRVRGKALNDAHLSPENLARVRALNEIARRRGQTLAQMAIAWTLRGGRVTSALIGASRPEQVIDSVGALAGPDFTDEELAEIDRHAVEGGVNIWAASSAH; encoded by the coding sequence ATGAGCTACTCCCCCTCGCCAGAGCGCTACGAGCGGATGCCCTACCATCGCTGCGGTCGCAGCGGCCTGAAGCTGCCGGCCCTGTCGCTCGGCCTCTGGCAGAACTTCGGCGAGACCGGAAGCGTCGACAACGCCCGGGCGATCTGCCGCACCGCCTTCGATCACGGCATCACCCACTTCGACCTGGCCAACAACTACGGCCCGCCCCCCGGCAGCGCCGAGGCGCTGTTCGGGCGCATCCTCGCGACAGACTTCGCCGGCTACCGCGACGAGCTGGTGATCTCCACCAAGGCCGGCTACCGGATGCACCCCGGGCCCTACGGCGAGTGGGGCAGCCGCAAGTATTTGCTCTCGAGCCTGGATCGCAGCCTCGAGCGCCTGGGGGTCGATTTCGTCGATATCTTCTACTCCCACCGCTTCGACCCCGAGACCCCGCTCGAGGAGACCATGGGCGCCCTGGACCAGGCGGTGCGCCAGGGCAAGGCGCTCTATGCCGGCATCTCCTCCTACAACGCGAAGCGCACCCGCGAGGCGGTCGAGATCCTGCGCTCGCTGGGCACCCCCTGCCTGATCCACCAGCCCAGCTACTCGCTGGTCAACCGCTGGATCGAGGACGACGGCCTGCTCGACACCCTCGACGACCTGGGCATGGGCTCGATCGTCTTCTCGCCACTGGCCCAGGGCCTGCTGACCGACAAGTACCTGGACGGCATCCCCGAGGACAGCCGGAGGGTCCGGGGCAAGGCGCTCAATGACGCCCACCTGTCGCCGGAGAACCTGGCGCGGGTGCGGGCGCTGAACGAGATCGCCCGTCGGCGCGGCCAGACCCTCGCCCAGATGGCCATCGCCTGGACGCTGCGCGGCGGCCGGGTGACCTCGGCGCTGATCGGCGCCAGCCGGCCCGAGCAGGTGATCGACAGCGTGGGCGCCCTCGCCGGGCCGGACTTCACCGACGAGGAGCTCGCCGAGATCGACCGCCATGCGGTGGAGGGCGGCGTGAACATCTGGGCGGCCTCCTCGGCGCACTGA
- a CDS encoding winged helix-turn-helix domain-containing protein, translating into MNDSVQDQDQDHVLIIEDDERLAGLTRDYLEANGFRVTLEADGARGVERILSLQPDLVILDLMLPGEDGLSICRRVRGDYLGPIMMLTARTDDMDQVLGLEMGADDYVPKPVQPRVLLARMRALLRRSEPGVLGEETRLAFADLVIDNATREAWLDGERIDLTSAEFDLLWLLASNAGRVLTREEIFDRLRGIRYDGQDRSIDVRVSRIRPKIGDDPNQPHRIKTVRSKGYLFVRDG; encoded by the coding sequence ATGAACGACAGCGTGCAAGACCAGGATCAGGACCATGTGCTGATCATCGAGGACGATGAGCGGCTGGCCGGTCTGACCCGCGACTACCTGGAAGCCAACGGCTTCCGGGTCACTCTCGAGGCCGACGGCGCCCGCGGGGTCGAGCGCATTCTCTCCCTGCAGCCGGACCTGGTGATTCTCGACCTGATGCTGCCCGGCGAGGATGGGCTGTCGATCTGCCGTCGGGTGCGCGGCGACTACCTCGGCCCGATCATGATGCTCACCGCCCGCACCGACGACATGGACCAGGTGCTGGGGCTCGAGATGGGCGCCGACGACTACGTGCCCAAGCCGGTGCAGCCCAGGGTGCTGCTGGCGCGCATGCGGGCCCTGCTGCGTCGCTCGGAGCCGGGCGTCCTCGGCGAGGAGACCCGCCTGGCCTTCGCCGACCTGGTCATCGACAACGCGACCCGCGAGGCCTGGCTCGACGGCGAGCGCATCGACCTGACCAGTGCCGAGTTCGACCTGCTGTGGCTGCTGGCCAGCAATGCCGGCCGGGTGCTGACCCGCGAGGAGATCTTCGACCGCCTGCGCGGCATCCGCTACGACGGTCAGGATCGCTCCATCGACGTGCGAGTCTCGCGCATTCGTCCCAAGATCGGCGACGATCCCAACCAGCCGCACCGCATCAAGACGGTGCGCAGCAAGGGCTACCTCTTCGTCAGGGATGGCTGA
- a CDS encoding DUF3565 domain-containing protein, translating into MRQPIVGYHRDEEGHWVAELACGHNQHVRHQPPWVERPWVITEAGRRSRLGLELPCVKCDRGEPRDLP; encoded by the coding sequence ATGCGTCAGCCGATCGTGGGCTACCATCGCGACGAGGAGGGCCACTGGGTGGCGGAGCTCGCCTGCGGCCACAACCAGCACGTCCGTCACCAGCCGCCCTGGGTGGAGCGTCCCTGGGTGATCACCGAGGCGGGCCGACGCTCGCGCCTAGGTCTCGAGCTTCCGTGCGTCAAGTGCGACCGGGGCGAGCCGCGCGACCTGCCCTGA
- a CDS encoding ribonucleoside-diphosphate reductase subunit alpha, which translates to MDTIATPDKPSVSVTAPKALRVIKRNGDVMPFDADKIAVAMSKAFIAVEGDNAAASSRVRDFVRQSTEAIEHAFLRRMPDGGTLHIEDIQDQVELALMRAGEQRVARAYVLYREEHARARAAAGGDIAKPHPTLHVTLPDGGTRPLDLGRIEILVSDACEGLANVDAQKIVEDSLKNLYDGVTVDGVSQALMMTARTLVEKDPDYTYVTARLLQDNLRREALSFLGIAEEATFGEMAEHYAPAFKAYIAKGIEFEQLDPALAEFDLDRLGEALDHHRDNAFTYLGLQTLYDRYFIHRDEVRYELPQVMFMRVAMGLALNEDDREARAIEFYELLSSFDYMASTPTLFNSGTVRSQLSSCYLTTVPDELDGIYSAIRDNAMLSKWAGGLGNDWTPVRALGSWIKGTNGKSQGVVPFLKVVNDTAVAVNQGGKRKGAVCAYLETWHLDIEEFLELRKNTGDDRRRTHDMNTANWVPDLFMKRVFDDGEWTLFSPSTCPDLHDLYGAAFEQRYQEYEAMTRNGQLKLFKRVKAKDLWRKMLSMLFETGHPWITFKDPSNLRSPQQHAGVVHSSNLCTEITLNTSADEIAVCNLGSVNLAQHVVDGEFDGEKLKKTVKTAVRMLDNVIDINYYAVPQAKNSNLKHRPVGLGIMGFQDALYAQDIAYASEDAVTFADRSMELVSYHAIEASSDLAAERGRYGSFEGSLWSQGILPIDSIQKLKTERGEKYIELDESATQDWDRIRDKIARQGMRNSNVMAIAPTATISNICGVTQSIEPTYQNLYVKSNLSGEFTVVNAPMVNDLKARGLWDEVMINDLKYYDGSAQPIDRIPDDLKAKYATAFEVEPKWLVEAAARRQKWIDQAQSLNLYIKGVSGKKLDVTYRMAWFRGLKTTYYLRALGATSVEKSTVERGTLNAVSNAAPGAAPAPSPSAAPQAAAQGEPRGVEDFLTGKGGQRPPNASDIDELGCEACQ; encoded by the coding sequence ATGGATACCATTGCCACACCGGACAAGCCGTCCGTTTCCGTCACCGCACCCAAGGCCCTGCGCGTCATCAAGCGCAACGGCGACGTCATGCCCTTCGATGCCGACAAGATCGCCGTGGCCATGAGCAAGGCCTTCATCGCCGTGGAGGGCGACAACGCCGCGGCCTCCTCCCGGGTACGCGACTTCGTCCGCCAGTCCACCGAGGCCATCGAGCACGCCTTCCTGCGTCGCATGCCCGACGGCGGCACCCTGCACATCGAGGACATCCAGGACCAGGTCGAGCTGGCGCTGATGCGCGCCGGCGAGCAGCGCGTCGCCCGCGCCTACGTGCTCTACCGCGAGGAGCATGCCCGGGCCCGCGCCGCGGCCGGCGGCGACATCGCCAAGCCCCACCCGACGCTGCACGTGACCCTGCCCGATGGCGGCACCCGGCCGCTGGACCTGGGCCGCATCGAGATCCTGGTGTCCGATGCCTGCGAGGGGCTCGCCAACGTCGATGCCCAGAAGATCGTCGAGGACTCGCTGAAGAACCTCTACGACGGCGTCACCGTGGACGGCGTCTCCCAGGCGCTGATGATGACCGCGCGCACCCTGGTGGAGAAGGACCCCGACTACACCTATGTCACCGCGCGGCTGCTGCAGGACAACCTGCGCCGCGAGGCGCTCTCCTTCCTGGGCATCGCCGAGGAGGCCACCTTCGGCGAGATGGCCGAGCACTATGCGCCGGCCTTCAAGGCCTACATCGCCAAGGGCATCGAGTTCGAGCAGCTTGACCCGGCCCTGGCCGAGTTCGACCTCGACCGGCTGGGCGAGGCGCTGGACCACCATCGCGACAACGCCTTCACCTACCTGGGCCTGCAGACCCTCTACGACCGTTACTTCATCCATCGCGACGAGGTGCGCTACGAGCTGCCCCAGGTGATGTTCATGCGCGTGGCCATGGGCCTGGCGCTCAACGAGGATGACCGCGAGGCGCGGGCCATCGAGTTCTACGAGCTGCTCTCCAGCTTCGACTACATGGCCTCGACCCCGACCCTGTTCAACTCGGGCACCGTGCGCAGCCAGCTCTCCAGCTGCTACCTGACCACCGTGCCCGACGAGCTGGACGGCATCTACAGCGCCATCCGCGACAACGCCATGCTCTCCAAGTGGGCCGGAGGCCTGGGCAACGACTGGACCCCGGTGCGCGCGCTCGGCTCCTGGATCAAGGGCACCAACGGCAAGTCCCAGGGCGTGGTCCCCTTCCTCAAGGTGGTCAACGACACCGCCGTGGCGGTGAACCAGGGCGGCAAGCGCAAGGGCGCGGTGTGCGCCTACCTCGAGACCTGGCACCTGGACATCGAGGAGTTCCTGGAGCTGCGCAAGAACACCGGCGACGACCGCCGCCGCACCCACGACATGAACACCGCCAACTGGGTGCCGGACCTGTTCATGAAGCGGGTCTTCGACGACGGCGAGTGGACGCTGTTCTCGCCCTCCACCTGCCCGGACCTCCACGACCTATACGGCGCCGCCTTCGAGCAGCGCTACCAGGAGTACGAGGCGATGACCCGCAACGGCCAGCTCAAGCTGTTCAAGCGGGTCAAGGCCAAGGACCTGTGGCGCAAGATGCTCTCGATGCTGTTCGAGACCGGCCACCCCTGGATCACCTTCAAGGACCCGAGCAACCTGAGAAGCCCCCAGCAGCATGCCGGGGTGGTGCACTCCTCCAACCTGTGCACCGAGATCACCCTGAACACCAGCGCCGACGAGATCGCGGTGTGCAATCTGGGCTCGGTCAACCTCGCCCAGCACGTGGTCGACGGCGAGTTCGATGGCGAGAAGCTGAAGAAGACCGTCAAGACCGCGGTGCGGATGCTCGATAACGTCATCGACATCAACTACTACGCGGTGCCCCAGGCCAAGAACTCGAACCTCAAGCATCGCCCGGTGGGGCTCGGCATCATGGGCTTCCAGGACGCGCTCTACGCCCAGGACATCGCCTACGCCTCCGAGGACGCCGTCACCTTCGCCGACCGCTCCATGGAGCTGGTCAGCTATCACGCCATCGAGGCCTCCAGTGACCTCGCCGCCGAGCGCGGCCGGTACGGGAGCTTCGAGGGCTCGCTGTGGAGCCAGGGCATCCTGCCCATCGACTCCATCCAGAAGCTCAAGACCGAGCGCGGCGAGAAATACATCGAACTCGACGAGAGCGCCACCCAGGACTGGGATCGCATCCGCGACAAGATCGCCCGCCAGGGCATGCGCAACTCCAACGTGATGGCCATCGCCCCCACCGCCACCATCTCCAACATCTGCGGCGTGACCCAGTCGATCGAGCCGACCTACCAGAACCTCTACGTGAAATCGAACCTCTCCGGCGAGTTCACGGTGGTCAACGCGCCCATGGTCAACGACCTCAAGGCGCGCGGCCTGTGGGACGAGGTGATGATCAACGACCTCAAGTACTACGACGGCTCGGCCCAGCCCATCGACCGCATCCCGGACGACCTCAAGGCCAAGTACGCCACCGCCTTCGAGGTGGAGCCCAAGTGGCTGGTGGAGGCCGCCGCGCGGCGCCAGAAATGGATCGACCAGGCCCAGTCGCTGAACCTCTACATCAAGGGCGTCTCCGGCAAGAAGCTCGACGTGACCTACCGCATGGCGTGGTTCCGGGGACTCAAGACCACCTACTACCTGCGCGCCCTGGGGGCCACCTCGGTGGAGAAGTCCACCGTGGAGCGCGGCACCCTGAATGCGGTGAGCAACGCCGCGCCCGGCGCCGCACCGGCGCCGAGCCCCTCCGCCGCCCCCCAGGCAGCGGCGCAGGGCGAGCCCCGGGGCGTCGAGGACTTCCTGACGGGCAAGGGCGGCCAGCGTCCGCCGAACGCCTCCGACATCGATGAGCTGGGCTGCGAGGCCTGCCAGTAA